Within Streptomyces albofaciens JCM 4342, the genomic segment GCCGGTCGGCCAGCCGCAGCGCCGGACGGTCGGCGTACAGCGCGTGGCCGTAGCGGCCGGACAGCGACAGCAGGAACCGGTCGCGGTCGATGGCCCGTACGGGCACGCCGTCCGGGTCCACCAGCAGCACGCCGGAGACCCCGGGGAAGCCCGTCAGATGGCTGCGGACCGCGCCCGCCGAGGCGGACATCGGCAGCAGGGCGGCGGGCTGGAGGAACTGCGTCACCGGCGGCCCGGACGGCGGCGGGAGCGCCCTCGTGCCGCCCGCGTAACCGCTCGCCACGGGCCCGTACCCGTCGGACGGCTCCGGCAGGAAGACATCGGCCGCCGGCCGCCGCGCGGGCGGCGCGAACAGGAACCCCTGCGCGAGCTGCGCGCCCGCCGCGCGCACCGCCGCGTACTGCCGCTCCGTCTCCACCCCCTCCACCGCCAGCAGGCTCCCCAGCACCTCGCACAGCTGCCGCACCGCCGCCACGGCGGCCCGCCCGCCCCGGTCGGCGTCCAGCTCCGCGCACAGCGAGGCGTCCAGCTTCACCAGGTCGGGGCCGAGGTCACCGAGCAGCCGCAGCGGCAGATCGCCGTCGCCGACGCCGTCCGCGCAGATCCGGTAGCCGTCCTGCCGCAGCCCGGCCACCGCGTCCAGCAGCGCCCGCCGCGGTACGTGGGCGAACGGCCCGCCGATGTCCACCGTGATCTCCCACGGCCGGCGGCCCACGTCCTGTACGGCCTTGCGCAGCGCGGTCAGCCCCGGCTGCTCGGCGAGGGTCGCCGCGAACACGTTGACGTGCAGCGGCAGCAGTGTCTCCTGGTGCGCGGCCGCCCGTACGCCCAGCCCGGCCAGTTCGGCGTCCAGGTCGGCGGACCGGCGGGCCGCCGTCAGCACGTCGCCGCGCTCGGGGCGGGCGAGTATCTCCAGGGCGGCGACCGAGCCGGTCGCCAGGTTCACGACGGGCTGGAAGGCGAATCGGAGCTGGTCCGTCCAGGCAGGCACGGCAGCAGCATGCCCACCGGAAACACCGGCGGAGCGCGATTCACGCACTGTTCACGCACGCTTCCGGCGCGCTCGGACGGCGGCCCGCGGCCGCGCGCTCCCGTGGCCGTCCTCACCGCACCGCGACCACCGCCGAGCCGTGCCCGAACAGCCCCTGGTTCACCGAGATGCCCGTCCGCGCCCCCGGCACCTGCCGCGCCCCGGCCTGCCCGCGCAGCTGCCAGGTCAGCTCGCAGACCTGCGCGATCGCCTGCGCGGGCACGGCTTCGCCGAAGGACGCCAGCCCGCCGCTCGGATTCACCGGCAGCCGCCCGCCGAGCGCCGTGGTCCCTTCGCGCAGCAGTGCGGCCCCCTCGCCTTCGGCACACAGCCCCAGATCCTCGTACCACTGGAGCTCCAGCGCGGTGGACAGGTCGTACACCTCCGCCAGCGACAGATCGTCCGGCCCGAGCCCCGCCTCCTCGTAGGCGGCGCGGGCGACGGAGGGCCGGAAGGCGACGGGCGGTTCGGGGACGGCGGCGGCCGAGTCGGTCGCGATGTCCGGCAGGTCCAGGTCCGTACGGGGATAGCGCGGCGTCACGGTGGAGACCGCCCGTATCCGTACGGGATCGGCCACCCCGCGTCTGCGCGCGTACTCCTGGCCGCACAGCACCAGCGCCGCCGCGCCGTCCGACGTGGCGCAGATGTCCAGCAGCCGCAGCGGGTCGGCGACCACGGGCGACGCGGCGACCTCCGCCGCCGTCACCGGCTTGCGGTAGCGCGCGTACGGATTGGCCGCCCCCGCCGCCGCGTTCTTCACCTTCACCCGCGCGAAATCCTCGGCCGTGTCCCCGTACAGGGCCATCCGGCGCCGCGCGTACAGCCCGAAATACGCGGGGTTGGTCGCGCCCAGCAGCCGGAAGCGCAGCCAGTCCGGGTCGTCGGGCCGGTCGCCGCCCGCCGGCGCGAAGAAGCCCTTGGGCGCCGCGTCCGCGCCCACCACCAGCACCACGTCCGCCAGGCCTGCGAGGATCTGCGCCCGCGCCGTGGCGATGGCCTGCGCCCCGGACGCGCAGGCCGCGTAGACGCTCGTCACCCGCGCGCCCTGCCAGCCCAGCGCCCGCGCGAACGTCGCGCCCGCCACATATCCGGGATAGCCGCCGCGCACGGTGTCCGCGCCGACGACCGACTGGACGTCGCCCCACTCCAGGCCCGCGTCGGCGAGCGCCGCCCGCGCCGCCACCGTCCCGTACTCGACGAAGCCGCGGCCCCACTTGCCCCAGGCGTGCAGCCCCACCCCGAGCACCGCGACGTCACCGGTCACACCCGCCCCCTGCCGTCATGCGGCACCGGCCGCCACCACCACGTCGTCCACACCGTCCCGGCGTCCTCCCCGAGCACCCCGGGCACCACCTCGACCGGCATCCCCACCCGCAGATCCGCGACCGTCACCCCCGGCGCCGCCTGCCCCAGCACGACCATCCGCTCCGCCGCCAGCTCCACCGCCACCAGGGTGTACGGCCGCCACGGCACCGCCGGGTCCGAGACGTAGGGCGGCGGCGGCCGGTACCGCCCGTCCGTGTACGACCACACCGTGCCGCGCCGCGACAGCGGTACCTCCGTCAGCTCCGTACCGGCGCAGCCCGGGTTACGGCAGAAGGAGTCCACCCGCGGGAAGAAGACCGCCCCGCAGTCACCACACCGGGTCCCCAGCAGCCGAAAGCCCGGCGAGCCCGGTCCGTTTCCGTCCCCGACCCCGTCTCCGTCTCCGGTGAACCACCCCTGGACCACCGGCTTGCGTGTACGTGCCACGGCACCTCCCGACAACCCGACGGACCCGCACCGAACCTGACGACCCGTCAGGAGTCTGCCACGCCCCGCTCACCCCACGGAACCCCCACCCCACCCGGTCCCTCCCCACCGCACAGAAAGAATCATGCCTTTCCCCCCGATTCCGGCTGAACCGGTTGGCTCCGCACGGCGTCCACCAAGGCAGGGCCGGGCGCGGGGCCGACGGGGGTGGTTCCGCGCACCGGCTCCATCGCCCTCAGCGCCCACCGTTCAGCACCCCCCGTGACACCGGAAAGTCGAAATACGTCTCCGGAAAGGTCTCCGGCGTGAAGGTGTAGTGCCACCACTCCTTGTCGTAGTTGCGGAAGCCGGCGCTCTCCAGGCCCTGCTTGAGCAGCAGCCGGTTCGCCCGTTGCCGTCCCTGCACCCGGGGGTCGAGGGTGTGCGCCAGGGTGTCGAAGCAGTCGAAGCCGGTTCCCATGTCGAGCGAGTTGTCGGGGAAGCGCTCCGCCTTCGGCGCGTAGCACTTCCGCAGGGGCTCGCCCGGGATGTACGGCCGGGTGGGCGGGCCCGGCAGCCGGACCAGGGTGAGGTCGACGGTGCTGCCGCGGCTGTGCCCGGACTTTTCGGCGATGTAGCCGTCACGGAAAAGGGTCGACTTGTCGATCCGGGGATAGAATTCGCCCTTCATGCGCTGGTCCTTGAGGTCCTTCGCCCAGTCCACGAAGTGGTTCACGGCGCGCTGCGGCCGGTAGCAGTCGTACACCTTGAGCGTGTAGCCGCGGCGGAGGAAGGAGACCTGGGCCCGGTGGAGGGCGCGGGCGGCGTCCCGGGTCAGGATGCACAGCGGCTCCCGGTAGCCGGTGACCGGTACGCCCATGAAGGTGTGCGGCGTGAAGTAGCGGATCTCCTGGCGGATCGTCGGGTCCACGTCGCGCAGCGCGACGAACTCCGGTGGCGCCGTCCGTGTACCGCCGCGTTCGGCGGCGTCGGTCTTCGGTACGGTGCCGGCGGCCTCCGGCACGGCGGCGGCGGTCAGGGCGACGGCGGCTGCGGTTACGGCGAGGCCGCGCAGCGCGGCAGCGAGTCTCGGCATGTCACCCGTCTACCACCGGCACCGTACGGCGCGTAAGGGACCGGCCGGGCGGCCCGTTCAGGCAGCCACCATCTCCACCACCGCCAGATCGCCCGCCTGATGCACCCCGGCCACCCGCAGCCCGGCTCCCGCGGCCAGCTCCGTCAGCTCCGCGACCCCGCGCTCCCGCGCGCCGAAGTAGACGAGCATGCGCAGGTCCATGCCCGTGTGCACCGACTCGCCGTCCGCGCCGACCCGTTCCACGACCAGCACCCGGCCCCGCGCCCCCGCCGCTTCGGCGCACCGCCGCAGGATCGTGCGCGCCGCGTCGTCGTCCCAGTCGTGCAGGATCGCCGACAGGACGTAGCCGTCCGCGCCGGGAGGCAGCGCTTCGAAGAAGTCCCCCGGCACGGCGTCCCCGCGGTCCGCCAGCCCGGCCGCCGCCAGCGTGGCGCGGGCCGCCCGTACGGTCTCCGGCTGGTCGAACACGGTTCCCCGCAGCGTGGGGTACGCGGTGAGCAGCGCCGCCAGCAGCGTGCCGTTGCCGCCGCCGACGTCCACGATCCGTCCCAGCGAGCCCCAGTCGAAAGCGGGCACCACGGCCTCGGCCCACGCCGCCACGTCGGCGCCCATCTCCGCGTCGTACTCGGCGGTCCGCTCCGGGGCCGCCCGCAAGTCCTCCCAGAAGGAACGGCCGTAGAGCCGGGGGAAGGCGGCCTCCCCGGTCCGTACGGAATGCGGCAGCGCCACGAACGCGAGGTCGCCCCGGCCGAGCGCGGTCTCCGTGTCGAGGCGCCGCCGCACGCCGGACGGATGGCCGTCGCGCAGCTCCTCGCCGCGCGGCAGCAGTCCGTACCGCCCCTGGGCGTCCCGGCTGAACACCTTCACCGTCACCAGGTGCCGCAGTAGCCGCTCCAGCACACCGGCGTCGGTCCCAATGGCCGAGGCCAGTTCCCGCGCCGTCCGCGCCCCGTCCGCCAGGTGATCGGCCAGCCGCAGCGTCGCCGCGGCCCGTACCGCCATCGGTGTGACCAGGTCCGCGAGCGTGCCGATTCCGTGGTCCTCGCCGTCGGTCATCGTGTCCGTCCTTCCCGCCGTGCGCCCCGGTTCCGCTGTGCGAACGCATCAATCTACGGATTCGGCGGACTGGCCGACCAATGAATAACCAGCCGTCTATGAGGCGCCGTCGGGAAGCCCGCGTACTCGTACGCGATATCCGACCTCGCCGCCACCCTGCCGCTCGACCACCACCCGCCCGTCCTCCAGCCGCGTCCCGAAGCGCTCGACCTCCGGAGGCCGCCAGCCGTCACCGGCGTCCGGCACGACCAGACCCCCACCGTGCCGGCCGGGCTCGGGCGCCCACACCTCCAGCTCCGTGGCGCCGTCCGCGCCCGCCACCGGCAGGACCGCACCGGCGCGCGCCAGCACCGGGACGCGTGACAGCGGGGCGTCCACCAGCGCCTGCCCCGGCCCGTCGTACGCGCGCCCGCTCGCCGTGTCGTACCAGCGGCCGCGCGGCAGCCGCACCGCCCGCCGCGTCACCCCGGGCCCCAGCACCGGCGCCACCAGCAACGCGTCCCCCAGCAGGAAGGCGTCCTCGCAGTCGCGCAGCTTCCGGTCGCGCGGCGCGTGCCACCACACCGGACGCACGTACGGCGCCCCCGTCAGCCGTGCCAGCTGCGCCAGCGTCACGAAATACGGCAGCAGGCGCACCCGCTCCAGCAGCGCCGCCCGCGCGTGCTCCAGCACCTCGGCCCCGTACTCCCACGGCTCCCGCCGCCCCGCGGTCATCGCCGAGTGGGTACGGAACAGCGGCAGGTACGCGGCCATCTGGAACCACCGCAGATACAGCTCCGGCGACGGCACCCCGGAGAACCCGCCGACATCCGGACCGCTGTACGGAACACCGCACAGACCCATCCCCAGCACCAGCGACAGCGACGCCCGCAGCCCCGGCCAGCCGGTCGCCACATCGCCCGACCACGTGCCGCCGTACCGCTGCATGCCCACCCACCCGGAGCGCGAGAACAGGAACGGCCGCTCCTCGGGACGCAGTTCCAGCAGCCCTTCATAACCGGCGCGCGCCATCGCCAGCCCGTACACGTTGTGCGCCTCCCGGTGGTCGCCGCCCCGGCCCTCCAGCGCGTGCCGCGCCGAGCGCGGCAGCGACGGATCGCCGAACGCCGCGAACGACACCGGCTCGTTCATGTCGTGCCACACCCCGGAGAAGCCCTGCGCCACCCGCTCCGCGTACAGCCCGCCCCACCACTTGCGCACCCGC encodes:
- a CDS encoding M15 family metallopeptidase, whose translation is MPRLAAALRGLAVTAAAVALTAAAVPEAAGTVPKTDAAERGGTRTAPPEFVALRDVDPTIRQEIRYFTPHTFMGVPVTGYREPLCILTRDAARALHRAQVSFLRRGYTLKVYDCYRPQRAVNHFVDWAKDLKDQRMKGEFYPRIDKSTLFRDGYIAEKSGHSRGSTVDLTLVRLPGPPTRPYIPGEPLRKCYAPKAERFPDNSLDMGTGFDCFDTLAHTLDPRVQGRQRANRLLLKQGLESAGFRNYDKEWWHYTFTPETFPETYFDFPVSRGVLNGGR
- a CDS encoding lipid-transfer protein; translation: MTGDVAVLGVGLHAWGKWGRGFVEYGTVAARAALADAGLEWGDVQSVVGADTVRGGYPGYVAGATFARALGWQGARVTSVYAACASGAQAIATARAQILAGLADVVLVVGADAAPKGFFAPAGGDRPDDPDWLRFRLLGATNPAYFGLYARRRMALYGDTAEDFARVKVKNAAAGAANPYARYRKPVTAAEVAASPVVADPLRLLDICATSDGAAALVLCGQEYARRRGVADPVRIRAVSTVTPRYPRTDLDLPDIATDSAAAVPEPPVAFRPSVARAAYEEAGLGPDDLSLAEVYDLSTALELQWYEDLGLCAEGEGAALLREGTTALGGRLPVNPSGGLASFGEAVPAQAIAQVCELTWQLRGQAGARQVPGARTGISVNQGLFGHGSAVVAVR
- a CDS encoding methyltransferase; the protein is MTDGEDHGIGTLADLVTPMAVRAAATLRLADHLADGARTARELASAIGTDAGVLERLLRHLVTVKVFSRDAQGRYGLLPRGEELRDGHPSGVRRRLDTETALGRGDLAFVALPHSVRTGEAAFPRLYGRSFWEDLRAAPERTAEYDAEMGADVAAWAEAVVPAFDWGSLGRIVDVGGGNGTLLAALLTAYPTLRGTVFDQPETVRAARATLAAAGLADRGDAVPGDFFEALPPGADGYVLSAILHDWDDDAARTILRRCAEAAGARGRVLVVERVGADGESVHTGMDLRMLVYFGARERGVAELTELAAGAGLRVAGVHQAGDLAVVEMVAA
- a CDS encoding GGDEF domain-containing protein; protein product: MPAWTDQLRFAFQPVVNLATGSVAALEILARPERGDVLTAARRSADLDAELAGLGVRAAAHQETLLPLHVNVFAATLAEQPGLTALRKAVQDVGRRPWEITVDIGGPFAHVPRRALLDAVAGLRQDGYRICADGVGDGDLPLRLLGDLGPDLVKLDASLCAELDADRGGRAAVAAVRQLCEVLGSLLAVEGVETERQYAAVRAAGAQLAQGFLFAPPARRPAADVFLPEPSDGYGPVASGYAGGTRALPPPSGPPVTQFLQPAALLPMSASAGAVRSHLTGFPGVSGVLLVDPDGVPVRAIDRDRFLLSLSGRYGHALYADRPALRLADRPRTVGADATAWEVLDVVTDGDRDRTGDDVAVVDEQGRCVGVVHLADILRALAESRVEEAARLNPLTRLPGSDAVNAEVDRRVADGRAFALSWLDVDGFKQVNDGAGFAAGDALIRAVGQALARTAAELSTARVGHIGGDDFLVLAGPEELEPFAAAVLDVPWSAGGLPVTLSLATVVCAPGSVTGHGPAAAALAPLKQAAKSLTGASSWVLGRPGAPGYEVRRGRRRGD
- a CDS encoding Zn-ribbon domain-containing OB-fold protein, producing the protein MARTRKPVVQGWFTGDGDGVGDGNGPGSPGFRLLGTRCGDCGAVFFPRVDSFCRNPGCAGTELTEVPLSRRGTVWSYTDGRYRPPPPYVSDPAVPWRPYTLVAVELAAERMVVLGQAAPGVTVADLRVGMPVEVVPGVLGEDAGTVWTTWWWRPVPHDGRGRV